In Phragmites australis chromosome 24, lpPhrAust1.1, whole genome shotgun sequence, the following are encoded in one genomic region:
- the LOC133907883 gene encoding MDIS1-interacting receptor like kinase 2-like: MPTPRAPADALLRLFLLPLLAFVANAATTPSQADALLAWKSSLGDPAALSTWTNATVVCATWRGVACDASGRVASLRLRGLGLTGGLGALDPAAFPGLADLDLNGNNLFGAIPASISRLRSLATLDLGSNGFNGSIPPQLGDLSGLIELRLYNNNLAGAIPHQLSRLPRIVHFDLGSNYLTNPDYARFSPMPTVAFLSLYLNYLNGSFPEFVLRSGNVTYLDLSQNAISGPIPDTLPEKLPNLRYLNLSINAFSGRIPASLARVTKLQDLRIGTNNLTGGVPEFLGSMSQLRVLELGGCPLGGPLPPVLGRLRLLQRLDVKNAKLVSTLPSELGSLSSLDFVDLSGNHLSGSLPASFAGMRRMREFGMSSNNLTGDIPGRLFASWPELISFQVQINSFTGKIPPELGKATKLKILYLFSNNLTGSIPPELGGLANLQELDLSVNSLTGPIPSSFGNLKQLTRLALFFNRLTGAIPPEIGNMTALQTFDVNTNHLEGELPATISSLRNLQYLALFDNNLSGTVPQDLGEGLAFADVSFANNSFSGELPRSLCDGFALQNFTANHNNFSGKLPPCLKNCTELHRVRLEWNHFTGDISEAFGAHPSLYYLDLSWNKLTGRLSDDWGQCTKITRLHMDGNRISGGIPVAFGSMTNLQDLSLAENNLTGVIPPELGDLSILFNLNLSHNSFSGPIPVNLGNNSNLQKVDLSGNMLTGTIPVSIGTLGSLTFLDLSKNKLSGQIPSELGNLIQLQILLDLSSNSLSGAIPSNLVKLMNLEKLNLSRNELSGSIPAGFSRMSSLETVDFSYNQLTGEIPLGNAFQNTSAEAYIGNLGLCGNVQGIPPCDGRASSGHHKRTVIEIVFSVIGAVLLAAIVACLILACRRRPREQKVLEANTNDPYESMIWEKEGKFTFLDIVNATDSFNESFCIGKGGFGSVYKAELPSGQVVAVKRFHAAETGDISEASKKSFENEIKALTEVRHRNIVKLHGFCTSGDYMYLVYEYLERGSLGKTLYGEEGKKKLDWGMRVKVVQGVAHALAYLHHDCNPAIVHRDITVNNILLGAEVEPRLSDFGTAKLLGSASTNWTSVAGSYGYMAPELAYTMRVTEKCDVYSFGVVALEVMMGKHPGDLLTSLPAISSSKEDDLLLKDILDQRLDPPTGDLAEEVVFVVRIALACTRANPESRPSMRSVAQEISAHTQAYLSESFRLITVSKLTDYQK; this comes from the exons ATGCCGACGCCACGCGCCCCCGCCGACGCCCTCCTCcgactcttcctcctccctctacTCGCCTTCGTCGCCAATGCGGCGACGACGCCGTCGCAGGCCGACGCGCTGCTCGCGTGGAAGTCCAGCCTGGGCGACCCGGCGGCGCTGTCTACCTGGACGAACGCCACCGTGGTGTGCGCCACCTGGCGCGGGGTGGCCTGCGACGCGTCCGGCCGCGTCGCGTCGCTCCGGCTCCGTGGCCTCGGCCTCACCGGCGGGCTCGGCGCGCTGGACCCGGCCGCATTCCCGGGCCTGGCAGACCTCGACCTCAACGGTAACAACCTGTTCGGCGCCATCCCGGCGTCCATCTCGCGGCTCCGGTCCCTCGCCACGCTCGACCTGGGCAGCAACGGGTTCAACGGCAGCATCCCGCCGCAGCTCGGGGACCTCTCGGGCCTCATCGAGCTGCGGCTCTACAATAACAACCTCGCCGGCGCCATCCCGCACCAGCTGAGCCGGCTCCCCAGGATCGTCCACTTCGACCTGGGGTCCAACTACCTGACCAACCCGGACTACGCCAGGTTCTCGCCGATGCCCACCGTCGCGTTCCTCTCGCTCTATCTCAACTACCTCAACGGCAGCTTCCCGGAGTTCGTGCTCAGGAGTGGCAACGTCACCTACCTCGACCTGTCGCAGAACGCGATCTCCGGACCGATaccggacaccctgccggagaAGCTGCCCAACCTGAGGTACCTCAACCTGTCCATCAACGCGTTCTCCGGCCGGATCCCGGCGTCCCTCGCGAGGGTGACGAAGCTCCAGGACCTGCGCATCGGCACCAACAACCTCACCGGCGGCGTCCCGGAGTTCCTCGGGTCCATGTCTCAGCTCAGAGTTCTTGAGCTTGGCGGCTGCCCACTCGGCGGACCGCTCCCGCCGGTTCTTGGCCGGCTCAGGTTGCTGCAGCGGCTCGACGTAAAGAACGCCAAGCTGGTGTCCACTCTACCGTCGGAGCTCGGCAGCCTTAGCAGCCTCGATTTCGTGGACCTTTCCGGCAACCATCTCTCCGGGAGCTTGCCGGCGTCGTTTGCCGGGATGCGGAGGATGCGGGAGTTCGGCATGTCATCGAACAACCTCACCGGAGATATCCCGGGGAGGCTGTTCGCGAGCTGGCCGGAGCTCATATCGTTCCAAGTGCAGATCAACTCGTTTACAGGCAAGATTCCGCCGGAGCTCGGCAAGGCTACGAAGCTGAAAATCTTGTACCTCTTCAGCAACAACCTCACCGGCTCCATCCCGCCGGAGCTCGGCGGGTTGGCGAACCTGCAGGAGCTTGATTTGTCGGTGAACTCGCTCACCGGACCGATCCCCAGCTCGTTCGGCAACCTCAAGCAGCTCACTAGGCTGGCGCTCTTCTTCAACAGGCTCACCGGCGCGATCCCGCCGGAGATCGGCAACATGACGGCGTTGCAAACCTTTGACGTCAACACCAACCACTTGGAAGGCGAGCTGCCCGCCACCATCTCATCACTGCGGAACCTCCAGTACCTCGCCTTGTTCGACAACAACTTGAGCGGCACCGTCCCGCAAGACCTCGGCGAGGGGCTGGCCTTTGCCGACGTGAGCTTCGCGAACAACAGCTTCTCCGGCGAGCTGCCGCGGAGCCTCTGCGATGGCTTCGCGCTGCAGAACTTCACGGCGAACCACAACAACTTCAGCGGCAAGCTGCCGCCGTGCCTGAAGAATTGCACTGAGCTGCACCGGGTGCGGCTGGAGTGGAACCACTTCACCGGCGACATCTCGGAGGCGTTCGGGGCCCACCCCAGCTTGTACTACCTGGACCTCTCCTGGAACAAGCTGACCGGCCGGCTGTCGGATGATTGGGGGCAATGCACCAAGATCACGCGCCTGCACATGGACGGCAACCGCATATCGGGCGGCATTCCGGTGGCGTTCGGGAGTATGACAAACTTGCAGGACCTCAGCTTGGCTGAGAACAACTTGACAGGAGTTATCCCGCCTGAGCTGGGTGATCTCAGcatcttgttcaacctcaatcTGAGCCATAACTCCTTTTCGGGGCCAATTCCGGTAAATTTGGGCAACAATTCCAACCTGCAGAAAGTTGATTTGTCGGGGAACATGCTTACCGGGACAATACCAGTGAGCATTGGCACACTTGGTTCACTAACCTTTCttgatttgagcaagaacaagTTGTCGGGGCAGATACCAAGTGAACTCGGTAACCTGATTCAGCTGCAGATCCTGCTTGATCTGAGCAGCAACTCACTATCTGGTGCTATCCCCTCAAATCTGGTGAAGCTGATGAATCTGGAAAAACTGAATTTGTCACGCAATGAGCTCAGCGGTTCAATCCCAGCAGGTTTCTCCCGCATGTCGAGCCTGGAGACGGTTGATTTCTCTTACAATCAGCTCACCGGTGAGATACCGTTAGGCAATGCTTTCCAGAACACTTCAGCTGAGGCTTACATCGGGAACCTGGGGCTGTGTGGTAATGTGCAAGGCATACCGCCTTGCGACGGCCGTGCCTCTTCAGGGCATCACAAGAGAACCGTCATTGAAATAGTTTTCTCAGTAATTGGAGCAGTGTTGCTTGCAGCCATTGTTGCTTGCCTCATCCTAGCATGCAGAAGGAGACCCAGAGAGCAGAAAGTGCTGGAGGCTAACACAAATGATCCTTACGAGTCTATGATCTGGGAAAAGGAGGGCAAGTTCACGTTCCTTGACATCGTGAACGCCACGGACAGCTTCAATGAATCCTTCTGCATTGGGAAAGGCGGGTTCGGGAGCGTGTACAAGGCCGAGCTCCCCAGTGGACAGGTCGTGGCTGTGAAGCGCTTCCATGCTGCTGAGACAGGAGACATATCGGAAGCGAGCAAGAAGAGCTTCGAGAACGAGATCAAGGCACTGACAGAGGTCCGCCACCGGAACATCGTCAAGCTCCATGGCTTCTGCACGAGTGGAGACTACATGTACCTGGTGTATGAGTACTTGGAGAGGGGCAGCTTGGGGAAGACGTTGTACGGCGAGGAAGGCAAGAAGAAGCTGGACTGGGGCATGAGGGTCAAGGTGGTCCAAGGGGTAGCCCATGCCCTGGCATACCTTCACCATGACTGCAACCCAGCCATTGTTCACCGCGACATCACCGTGAACAACATCCTGCTTGGGGCGGAAGTCGAGCCGCGGTTGTCTGATTTTGGCACGGCGAAGCTGCTCGGCTCTGCTTCCACAAACTGGACTTCTGTAGCAGGATCATATGGCTACATGGCTCCAG AGTTGGCATACACAATGAGGGTCACGGAGAAATGCGATGTCTACAGCTTTGGAGTTGTTGCTCTGGAGGTGATGATGGGGAAGCATCCTGGTGACCTCTTAACCTCCCTGCCGGCTATCTCCTCTTCAAAAGAAGATGATCTGTTACTCAAGGACATACTAGACCAGCGATTGGATCCTCCAACGGGTGATCTTGCAGAAGAAGTTGTGTTCGTCGTGAGAATTGCGCTTGCTTGCACCCGTGCAAATCCTGAGTCGCGGCCATCCATGCGATCAGTGGCTCAAGAGATCTCAGCGCATACTCAGGCATACCTTTCTGAATCATTCCGACTAATCACAGTGAGCAAGCTAACAGACTACCAGAAGTGA